From Synechococcus sp. A10-1-5-1, a single genomic window includes:
- a CDS encoding glycogen/starch/alpha-glucan phosphorylase, which yields MKEQSPRQLQLPTPGCYADPDRSGLAADDVFDGMAEHLFYTLGKLAPTASRHDLYLALSHAVRDRLMTRYLAGNEAMRATPTRVVAYLSAEFLIGPQLGNNLLMLGIQEAATEALRRFGIDSLEEILEVEEEPGLGNGGLGRLAACYMESLASLEIPATGYGIRYEFGIFDQLIRDGWQVEITDKWLKGGWPWEIPHPDQACFVGFGGRTESYRDERGNYRVRWIPDEHAIGVPHDVPVLGYRVNTCDRLRLWRADASESFDFYAFNIGDYYGAVEEKVGSETLSKVLYPNDGTDEGRRLRLKQQHFFVSCSLQDMLRSLDQRGIPVEEFPDHWAVQLNDTHPAIAVAELMRLLIDDKHLTWEQAWDITCRSVAYTNHTLLPEALEKWGLPLFGSLLPRHLELIYEINRRFLQSVRLRYPGNEVLLRKLSIIDEEGQKAVRMANLATVASHHINGVAALHSELVRTKLFPEFAELWPEKFTNVTNGVTPRRWVALSNPPLRKLLAESIGEGWVSDLDQLKQLEQYQHDSGFLERWEQTKLASKRQLANYIHRQSGLLVDPSSMFDVQVKRIHEYKRQHLNALQVIAQYLRIKNGQAKDMAPRTVIFGGKAAPGYYMAKLIIRFLNGIAETINADPDMDGRLRVVFLPDYNVKLGERVYPASDLSEQISTAGLEASGTGNMKFAMNGALTIGTLDGANVEIREQVGPENFFLFGMTETEVAQLHSDGYRPWEHIAKLPELQQVLKLIEQGHFSGGDGDLFRPLLENLTGRDPFCVLADFNDYLRVQQQVSQAWADRHAWNRMSLLNTARTGFFSSDRSIKEYADRIWKAEPFPVTITCNLDE from the coding sequence ATGAAAGAGCAATCGCCGCGTCAACTGCAACTACCCACGCCCGGTTGCTACGCCGATCCCGACCGCAGCGGTTTGGCGGCAGACGATGTGTTCGACGGGATGGCCGAACACCTCTTCTACACGCTGGGCAAACTCGCTCCCACCGCAAGCCGCCACGACCTCTACCTGGCCCTCAGCCACGCAGTTCGCGACCGCTTGATGACCCGCTATCTGGCGGGCAATGAGGCCATGCGGGCCACCCCCACCCGGGTGGTGGCTTACCTCTCAGCGGAATTCCTGATCGGTCCCCAGCTGGGCAACAACCTCTTAATGCTCGGCATCCAGGAGGCGGCCACAGAAGCCCTGCGCCGCTTTGGAATCGACAGCCTCGAAGAGATCCTCGAGGTGGAAGAGGAGCCCGGCCTGGGCAATGGCGGCTTGGGTCGCCTGGCGGCTTGCTACATGGAATCCCTCGCCAGCCTCGAGATCCCCGCGACCGGCTACGGCATTCGCTACGAGTTCGGGATCTTTGACCAGCTGATCCGCGACGGATGGCAGGTGGAGATCACCGACAAATGGCTCAAGGGCGGCTGGCCCTGGGAGATCCCCCACCCGGATCAGGCCTGCTTCGTCGGCTTTGGCGGACGGACGGAGAGCTACCGCGATGAACGCGGCAACTATCGGGTGCGCTGGATCCCCGATGAGCACGCCATCGGTGTGCCCCATGACGTCCCGGTCCTCGGCTACCGGGTCAACACCTGTGACCGCCTGCGCCTTTGGCGAGCCGATGCCAGCGAGAGCTTTGATTTCTACGCCTTCAACATCGGCGACTACTACGGCGCTGTCGAAGAGAAGGTGGGGAGCGAGACCCTCTCCAAGGTCCTCTACCCCAACGACGGCACCGATGAAGGCCGTCGGCTGCGGCTGAAGCAGCAGCACTTCTTCGTGAGCTGCTCCCTTCAGGACATGCTGCGCAGCCTGGACCAACGGGGCATCCCGGTCGAAGAATTCCCCGACCACTGGGCCGTTCAACTGAACGACACCCACCCGGCCATCGCCGTGGCCGAGTTGATGCGTCTGCTGATCGATGACAAGCACCTCACCTGGGAGCAGGCCTGGGACATCACCTGCCGCTCGGTCGCTTACACCAACCACACCCTGCTGCCAGAGGCCCTGGAGAAATGGGGCCTGCCGCTCTTTGGCTCCCTGCTGCCGCGGCACCTGGAGCTGATCTACGAAATCAATCGCCGCTTCCTGCAAAGCGTGCGGCTCCGCTACCCCGGCAATGAGGTGCTGCTGCGCAAGCTCTCCATCATTGATGAGGAAGGCCAAAAAGCTGTGCGCATGGCGAACCTCGCCACCGTGGCATCCCACCACATCAATGGTGTGGCCGCCCTCCACAGCGAGCTGGTGCGCACCAAGTTGTTCCCTGAATTTGCGGAGCTCTGGCCAGAGAAATTCACCAACGTCACCAACGGCGTGACCCCTCGGCGCTGGGTGGCCCTCTCCAATCCCCCGTTGCGCAAGCTCCTGGCCGAAAGCATCGGTGAAGGCTGGGTCTCGGACCTCGATCAGCTCAAGCAACTCGAGCAGTACCAACACGACAGCGGCTTCCTGGAGCGCTGGGAGCAGACAAAACTCGCCAGCAAGCGCCAACTGGCCAACTACATCCACCGCCAAAGCGGACTGCTGGTGGATCCGTCCTCGATGTTTGACGTTCAGGTCAAGCGCATCCACGAGTACAAGCGCCAGCACCTCAACGCCCTACAGGTGATCGCCCAGTACCTGCGGATCAAGAACGGCCAGGCCAAGGACATGGCGCCGCGCACCGTGATCTTTGGCGGCAAGGCGGCCCCGGGTTACTACATGGCCAAGCTGATCATCCGCTTCCTCAACGGGATCGCGGAGACGATCAACGCCGACCCCGACATGGATGGACGGCTGCGGGTGGTCTTCCTCCCGGACTACAACGTAAAGCTCGGGGAACGGGTCTACCCGGCCTCCGACCTCTCCGAGCAGATCTCCACTGCAGGCCTGGAGGCCTCCGGCACCGGCAACATGAAGTTCGCCATGAATGGGGCCCTGACGATCGGCACCCTGGATGGCGCCAACGTGGAAATCCGCGAGCAGGTCGGTCCGGAGAACTTCTTCCTCTTCGGTATGACCGAAACGGAGGTGGCCCAACTCCACAGCGATGGCTACCGCCCGTGGGAGCACATCGCCAAGCTCCCCGAACTGCAGCAGGTGCTGAAGCTGATCGAACAGGGTCACTTCAGCGGCGGTGATGGTGATCTGTTCCGTCCCCTGCTGGAGAACCTGACCGGCCGCGATCCCTTCTGCGTCTTGGCGGACTTCAACGATTACCTGCGAGTTCAGCAACAGGTGAGCCAGGCCTGGGCCGACCGCCATGCCTGGAACCGGATGTCACTGCTGAACACGGCCCGCACCGGCTTCTTCTCCTCCGATCGCTCGATCAAGGAGTACGCCGACCGCATCTGGAAGGCGGAGCCCTTCCCCGTCACGATTACCTGCAACCTCGACGAGTAG
- a CDS encoding cation:proton antiporter, protein MPEIGAHQLEVVETLIGVGRFLVIFVAARLLAELLVRWQLPTILGELVAGVIIGASGLHLIVPPETQAAVANWALQLMGSLADVPPQLVGEVYNESFPSLQAVATLGLFALLFLTGLESDLDELVAVGAQAITVAVAGVAVPFALGTAGLMALFHVEVIPAVFAGAAMTATSIGITASVFSELKMLRSREGQIVIGAAVLDDILGIVILAVVVSIAGGGSLELGPILKLLAAAVVFVVAAIGLSRSAAPGFDWLIDRLKAPGDVVVASFVVLTLCCFAATAIGLEAALGAFAAGLILSKSNHTHAIEAAVKPVVALFATIFFVLIGTGMDLSVLNPLDPQNREGLVIAAFLLVVAILGKVVSGWTFLSKEPTNRLVVGLGMMPRGEVGLIFLGLGTQAKLLSPALEAAILLMVIGTTFLAPILLRLVLAGKSDGPDLDPLAEIPT, encoded by the coding sequence ATGCCGGAGATCGGCGCCCATCAGCTCGAAGTGGTCGAAACCCTGATCGGGGTCGGCCGCTTCCTGGTGATTTTCGTGGCGGCTCGCCTGTTGGCGGAACTGCTGGTGCGCTGGCAGTTGCCCACCATCCTTGGTGAGCTGGTCGCCGGCGTGATCATCGGTGCCTCGGGCTTGCACCTGATCGTTCCGCCTGAGACCCAGGCTGCCGTGGCCAATTGGGCTCTGCAGTTAATGGGCTCCCTGGCGGATGTCCCTCCGCAACTGGTTGGGGAGGTTTACAACGAAAGTTTCCCCAGCCTGCAGGCGGTGGCCACCTTGGGCCTCTTCGCCCTGCTCTTCCTGACGGGTCTCGAGAGCGACCTGGATGAGCTCGTTGCGGTTGGGGCCCAAGCGATCACCGTGGCCGTCGCCGGCGTGGCAGTGCCCTTTGCCCTCGGCACCGCGGGCTTGATGGCGCTCTTCCACGTGGAGGTGATCCCCGCGGTCTTCGCTGGGGCGGCCATGACAGCCACCAGCATCGGCATCACGGCCAGCGTGTTCAGCGAGCTCAAGATGCTCCGCTCCCGTGAGGGCCAGATCGTGATTGGCGCGGCGGTTCTGGACGACATCCTGGGCATCGTCATCCTCGCGGTGGTGGTGAGCATCGCCGGAGGCGGCAGCCTGGAGCTGGGCCCGATCCTCAAACTGCTGGCCGCGGCCGTGGTCTTCGTTGTCGCCGCCATTGGCCTGAGCCGCTCGGCTGCCCCTGGATTCGATTGGTTGATTGATCGCCTCAAGGCCCCCGGTGATGTCGTGGTGGCCTCGTTTGTGGTGCTGACCCTCTGCTGCTTTGCCGCCACGGCTATCGGCCTGGAGGCGGCCCTGGGGGCCTTCGCTGCTGGCTTGATCTTGAGCAAGTCAAACCACACCCACGCCATCGAAGCGGCGGTCAAGCCGGTGGTGGCGCTCTTCGCCACGATCTTCTTTGTTCTGATCGGCACCGGCATGGATCTGTCGGTGCTTAATCCCCTGGACCCACAGAACCGTGAGGGCCTGGTGATCGCTGCCTTCCTGCTGGTGGTTGCGATCCTGGGCAAGGTGGTCTCCGGCTGGACCTTCCTCTCCAAGGAGCCCACGAACCGTCTGGTGGTGGGTCTGGGGATGATGCCCCGCGGCGAAGTGGGCCTGATCTTCCTGGGTCTTGGCACCCAGGCCAAGCTCCTCAGTCCGGCGCTTGAGGCGGCGATCTTGCTGATGGTGATCGGCACCACCTTCTTGGCCCCGATCCTGCTCAGACTGGTCTTGGCTGGAAAGAGTGATGGACCCGACCTCGACCCCCTCGCCGAAATCCCCACTTAG
- the rnc gene encoding ribonuclease III — MNAERHAQLLQFLEGLGLTPQAGMDLKRLDEALTHTSAGLSVNHEKLEFLGDAVLRLAASEFLEQHYPNLSVGQSSALRAQLVSDRWLAELGQAVGIDAVLRMGPTAAGDASAQATLRAEACEACIGALYRIWGDLRPVLLWLTPHWQRTAKDFEADPHLHNWKSALQEWSQGQKRGLPDYRCQEISQIHADPRRFHCRVNLEEKTLGDGWGRSRRQAEQEAARAALASLRLARGS, encoded by the coding sequence ATGAACGCTGAACGCCACGCCCAATTGCTGCAGTTCCTTGAAGGTCTGGGGCTCACCCCCCAGGCCGGCATGGACCTCAAGCGACTGGATGAGGCCCTCACCCACACCTCCGCCGGGCTCAGCGTCAACCACGAAAAACTGGAATTTCTTGGGGACGCCGTGCTGCGGCTGGCGGCCTCGGAATTCCTCGAGCAGCACTACCCCAACTTGAGCGTTGGGCAGAGCTCTGCTTTGCGGGCCCAACTGGTCAGCGACCGCTGGCTTGCAGAACTCGGCCAGGCGGTGGGGATCGACGCCGTCTTACGCATGGGTCCAACGGCAGCAGGAGATGCCAGTGCCCAGGCCACTCTGAGGGCCGAAGCATGTGAAGCCTGCATCGGGGCGCTCTATCGCATCTGGGGCGACCTCAGGCCGGTGCTGCTTTGGCTGACCCCCCACTGGCAAAGAACCGCAAAGGATTTTGAAGCCGATCCCCACCTGCACAACTGGAAATCAGCGCTGCAGGAATGGAGCCAGGGCCAAAAACGCGGCCTGCCGGATTACCGCTGCCAAGAGATCAGTCAGATCCACGCCGATCCACGGCGCTTCCACTGCCGAGTGAACCTGGAAGAGAAGACCCTGGGCGATGGCTGGGGCAGGTCCCGCCGGCAGGCCGAACAGGAGGCAGCCCGCGCTGCACTGGCCAGCCTCAGGCTTGCTCGAGGATCTTGA
- a CDS encoding mannose-1-phosphate guanylyltransferase/mannose-6-phosphate isomerase: MAALVPVILCGGTGTRLWPLSRASYPKQYWALAGQGEETLLQQTQQRLEGIADLQPPLLICNEDHRFIVAEQMRQIGVEPSAILLEPMGRNTAPAVAIAALQAMAAGDDPLLLVLAADHVIRDGAAFRSAVQAGVQAAEAGQLVTFGIVPTAPETGYGYIEASQPLGDAGTPVPIARFVEKPDRATAEGFLATGRFTWNSGMFLFKASVILAELERLAPEVVQACRNALAQGGSDLNFQRLEKDAFAQCPNVAVDVAVMERTDRGAVLPLQAGWSDVGSWSALWETADQDEQGNVLRGRVISENSRNCYLRSEHRLVVGLGVEDLVVVETNDVVLVAKRDQAQNVKSIVGLLEQSGAPESKAHRKIYRPWGAYDGITEGDRWQVKRISVNPGASLSLQMHHHRAEHWIVVQGTAVVEKDGIEELVGENQSTYIPLGCKHRLSNPGKIPVEMIEVQSGPYLGEDDIVRFEDLYGRSA; this comes from the coding sequence ATGGCGGCCCTGGTTCCAGTCATTCTTTGCGGTGGGACTGGAACCCGCCTCTGGCCCCTATCAAGGGCCAGTTATCCCAAGCAGTATTGGGCCCTGGCGGGCCAAGGCGAGGAAACCCTGCTGCAGCAGACCCAGCAGCGGCTGGAGGGCATCGCTGATCTCCAGCCGCCGCTGCTGATCTGCAACGAAGACCACCGTTTCATCGTGGCCGAGCAGATGCGCCAGATCGGCGTGGAGCCCTCGGCCATCCTGCTGGAGCCCATGGGACGGAACACTGCTCCGGCCGTGGCCATTGCCGCCCTGCAGGCCATGGCCGCTGGCGATGACCCGCTGCTGCTTGTGCTGGCCGCCGACCACGTCATTCGCGATGGCGCCGCCTTCCGCAGCGCGGTCCAAGCGGGAGTCCAGGCCGCAGAAGCGGGGCAACTGGTGACCTTCGGGATCGTCCCCACCGCCCCCGAGACTGGCTACGGCTACATCGAAGCCTCTCAACCGCTGGGGGATGCGGGCACCCCTGTGCCGATCGCCCGGTTCGTGGAGAAGCCCGACCGCGCCACCGCCGAAGGCTTTCTGGCCACCGGCCGCTTCACCTGGAACAGCGGCATGTTCCTGTTCAAGGCCAGCGTGATCCTGGCGGAACTGGAGCGGCTCGCCCCTGAGGTGGTCCAGGCCTGCCGCAATGCCCTCGCCCAAGGCGGCTCGGACCTGAACTTCCAACGCCTCGAGAAGGACGCCTTTGCCCAGTGCCCCAACGTCGCCGTCGACGTGGCCGTGATGGAACGAACCGACCGCGGTGCCGTGCTGCCGCTGCAGGCTGGTTGGAGCGATGTCGGCAGCTGGAGCGCCCTCTGGGAAACCGCCGATCAGGACGAGCAGGGCAACGTGCTGCGGGGCCGGGTCATCAGCGAGAACAGCCGCAACTGCTACCTGCGCAGTGAGCACCGCTTGGTGGTGGGCCTGGGCGTCGAGGACCTGGTGGTGGTGGAAACCAATGACGTGGTGCTCGTCGCCAAAAGGGATCAGGCCCAGAACGTCAAAAGCATCGTCGGGCTGCTCGAGCAAAGCGGCGCACCGGAGAGCAAGGCCCACCGCAAGATCTACCGGCCCTGGGGCGCCTACGACGGCATCACCGAAGGCGACCGCTGGCAGGTGAAGCGCATCAGCGTGAACCCCGGAGCCTCGCTCTCGCTGCAGATGCACCACCACCGGGCTGAGCACTGGATCGTGGTGCAAGGCACCGCCGTCGTCGAGAAGGACGGCATTGAGGAGTTGGTGGGCGAGAACCAGAG
- a CDS encoding isoprenylcysteine carboxylmethyltransferase family protein has protein sequence MDPTSTPSPKSPLRGWQFSWGGWFDNRHGEWWLLAQLLLVAATLFPAWPVPGSWGYAWPLPLALAGVLLFLLGLALAAQAFWRLGPSLTPLPDPKPGAALVTSGAYGRCRHPLYQAVLLCELGVALALGSLFHLGLFLALAAVLGGKARREERFLVPLHPEYLSYRRSTPAILPGLPWLDWRS, from the coding sequence ATGGACCCGACCTCGACCCCCTCGCCGAAATCCCCACTTAGAGGTTGGCAGTTCAGCTGGGGCGGTTGGTTCGACAACCGCCACGGGGAGTGGTGGCTGCTCGCCCAGCTGCTGTTGGTTGCAGCCACCCTGTTTCCGGCTTGGCCTGTCCCTGGGAGCTGGGGCTATGCCTGGCCTTTGCCGCTGGCATTGGCTGGTGTGCTGCTCTTTCTGCTGGGTTTGGCTTTGGCGGCCCAGGCCTTCTGGCGTTTGGGTCCCAGCCTGACGCCCTTGCCCGATCCCAAGCCCGGTGCGGCCTTGGTGACGAGCGGGGCCTACGGGCGCTGCCGCCATCCGCTCTATCAAGCCGTTTTGCTGTGTGAGCTCGGCGTGGCCTTGGCCCTCGGCAGCCTGTTTCATCTCGGGCTCTTTCTGGCCCTGGCCGCGGTGCTCGGCGGCAAAGCGCGGCGGGAGGAGCGGTTCCTCGTCCCGCTCCATCCGGAGTACCTCAGCTATCGCCGCAGCACCCCGGCGATCCTGCCGGGTCTGCCTTGGTTGGATTGGCGCAGCTGA
- the rimM gene encoding ribosome maturation factor RimM (Essential for efficient processing of 16S rRNA): protein MEQQPELLVVGKIVAAQGLRGELRVNPLSDFPERFTKAGPRWMRAPAQKRGPAAEPQEIQLLSGRQLPGKELFVIRIEGINDRSSAEACVGQELLVPSDQRPKLARGEFHLLDLVGLEVRLLETGTPIGQVQDLLHAGNDLLEVQLDGKKQPLWIPFVESIVPRVELQEGWIGITPPPGLLELAEPNKAEPENETEDGQS, encoded by the coding sequence ATGGAGCAACAACCCGAGCTGCTGGTGGTCGGAAAGATCGTTGCCGCCCAAGGCCTGCGCGGCGAACTGCGCGTCAATCCCCTCAGCGATTTCCCCGAACGCTTCACCAAGGCCGGACCCCGCTGGATGCGCGCTCCAGCCCAAAAGCGTGGACCCGCAGCGGAACCTCAAGAAATTCAGCTGCTCTCAGGCCGGCAACTTCCTGGCAAGGAGCTGTTTGTCATCAGGATCGAGGGCATCAACGACCGCAGCAGCGCTGAAGCCTGCGTCGGCCAGGAACTCCTGGTCCCCAGCGATCAGCGCCCGAAACTCGCCCGAGGTGAATTCCACCTGCTGGATCTGGTGGGCCTGGAGGTGCGGCTCCTGGAGACGGGCACCCCCATCGGGCAGGTGCAAGATCTGCTCCATGCGGGCAACGACCTATTGGAGGTGCAACTCGACGGCAAAAAGCAGCCCCTCTGGATCCCCTTTGTCGAATCGATTGTTCCCCGGGTGGAGCTCCAGGAGGGCTGGATCGGCATCACCCCACCGCCTGGGTTACTGGAGTTGGCCGAGCCCAACAAAGCCGAACCCGAGAACGAAACAGAGGACGGACAGAGCTAA
- a CDS encoding acetate/propionate family kinase — protein sequence MAILVLNVGSSSLKAAVFDTSGTERLWNASRSGVKLPGDLDTWLGPALAPWWSQISRAGHRVVHGGERFRAPTPITPSTLPELEALSPLAPLHNPPALAAIRWLQQQRPDLPQWACFDTAFHATLPEAAYSYAIPQELRSQGYRRFGFHGINHQHVSQLAPGPRLISVHLGAGCSVAAITEGQCIDTSMGFTPMEGLVMATRSGSIDPGLLLALLHNGMGVSAVDDMLNHHSGLAGLSGLSGDWKELRGAAVQGHRGAQLAIQVFLHRLKAGIAAMASSLGGVDQIALTGGIGSNDSELLEQLKDEMSWLGTPQWLQIAADEEGMIARLISDREDRGFGATSGSDAGDRH from the coding sequence ATGGCGATCCTGGTGCTCAACGTGGGCAGCTCCAGCCTCAAGGCGGCTGTCTTTGACACATCGGGAACCGAGCGACTCTGGAATGCCTCCCGTTCGGGGGTGAAACTCCCCGGGGACTTGGATACATGGCTCGGCCCAGCACTGGCTCCCTGGTGGAGTCAGATCTCGCGAGCTGGCCACCGGGTGGTCCATGGCGGTGAGCGCTTCCGGGCGCCGACACCGATCACCCCCTCGACCCTGCCTGAGCTGGAGGCCTTGAGCCCACTGGCACCGCTGCACAATCCGCCGGCCCTCGCCGCGATTCGGTGGCTGCAGCAGCAGCGGCCCGACCTGCCGCAATGGGCCTGCTTTGACACCGCCTTTCACGCCACCCTGCCGGAGGCGGCCTACAGCTACGCCATCCCCCAAGAGCTGCGGAGCCAGGGCTACCGCCGCTTCGGCTTCCATGGGATCAACCACCAACACGTGTCCCAACTGGCGCCTGGGCCGCGGCTGATCAGCGTTCACCTCGGTGCCGGCTGCTCCGTGGCCGCCATCACCGAAGGCCAATGCATCGACACCTCCATGGGTTTCACACCGATGGAAGGGCTGGTGATGGCCACCCGCAGCGGCTCAATCGACCCAGGCTTACTGCTGGCCCTGCTCCACAACGGCATGGGAGTCAGCGCAGTGGATGACATGCTCAACCACCACAGCGGCCTCGCTGGCCTCTCTGGCCTGAGCGGTGACTGGAAAGAACTGCGAGGGGCGGCCGTTCAAGGGCACAGGGGTGCCCAACTGGCGATTCAGGTCTTCCTGCACCGCCTAAAAGCGGGGATCGCGGCGATGGCTTCCAGCCTGGGGGGTGTCGATCAGATTGCGCTGACAGGGGGAATTGGATCCAATGACAGCGAGCTGCTCGAGCAACTAAAAGACGAGATGTCCTGGCTTGGGACGCCCCAATGGCTTCAGATCGCCGCCGATGAGGAGGGAATGATCGCCAGGCTGATCAGCGATCGGGAAGATCGGGGGTTTGGTGCAACAAGCGGTTCAGACGCAGGCGATCGGCATTGA
- a CDS encoding phosphoketolase, with product MAIDSAHPLPAEEFERLNAWWRAANYLAVGMIYLQDNPLLREPLKPEHIKNRLLGHWGSSPGQAFIWAHANRVIQRHGLNAIYLSGPGHGAPGVLGPTYLDGSYSEIYPDKSLDAEGLKRFFKQFSFPGHIGSHCTPETPGSIHEGGELGYVLSHACGAVFDNPELIAIACVGDGEAETGPLATSWHINKFLNPISDGVVLPVLHLNGYKIANPTLLARIPKQELSSLLRGYGWEPLFVEGSDPQAMHQAMASAMDQVISRLQEIRQHAQEEGGADQASRPIWPMIVLRSPKGWTGPEALHGHRIEGFWRAHQVPLPNPKQDPEQLQQLEAWLKSYRPEELFNEEGRLRPELQALSPSGTKRMGSNPHANGGLLRHPLTLPDRERYAVPVSKPGVSRHGNTAALGALLRDAIAQNPTNLRVFGPDETASNRLQAIYECSKKVWMAELRPEDSDGGELARQGRVVEMLSEHTLVGMLEGYLLTGRYGLFHTYEAFAHVIASMFNQHAKWLESCRHHAPWRAAIAPWTCLISSTVWRQDHNGFTHQDPGFIDLTGNKSGDVVRVYLPADANCLLAVAEEALVEPDVCNLIVSDKQEHLQYLSLEQARTHVAKGVGLWGWASNDHVSGQPDEPDVVMACAGDIPTQETLAAVEILRRELPELRVRVLNVVKLFALTQPSEHPHGLSDRDFDTLFTTNRPVLFNFHGYPWLIHRLTYRRRNHANFHVRGYKEKGNINTPLELAMNNQIDRFSLVIDVIDRVPGLMSRAAHIKEQMKESILANRAYAHEHGMDAPEISNWQWSTAVPTELA from the coding sequence ATGGCCATCGATTCCGCCCATCCCTTGCCAGCAGAGGAGTTTGAGCGACTGAACGCCTGGTGGCGTGCCGCCAACTACCTGGCGGTGGGAATGATCTATCTCCAGGACAACCCGCTGCTGCGGGAGCCACTGAAGCCTGAGCACATCAAAAACCGCCTGCTCGGGCACTGGGGCTCCAGCCCAGGGCAGGCCTTCATCTGGGCCCACGCCAATCGGGTGATCCAGCGCCATGGGCTGAACGCGATCTACCTCTCGGGGCCAGGCCATGGCGCACCGGGGGTGCTCGGCCCCACCTACCTCGATGGCTCCTATTCGGAGATCTATCCGGACAAATCACTGGATGCCGAAGGCCTGAAGCGCTTCTTCAAGCAGTTCTCCTTTCCCGGTCACATCGGCAGCCACTGCACCCCCGAAACCCCGGGATCGATCCATGAAGGGGGAGAACTGGGCTATGTCCTCTCCCACGCCTGCGGCGCGGTCTTCGACAACCCGGAGCTGATCGCCATTGCCTGCGTTGGTGATGGCGAGGCGGAGACAGGGCCTCTCGCCACCAGCTGGCACATCAACAAGTTCCTCAACCCCATCAGCGATGGGGTGGTGCTGCCGGTGCTGCACCTCAACGGCTACAAAATCGCCAACCCGACCCTGCTAGCCCGCATTCCTAAGCAGGAGCTCAGCAGCCTGCTGCGGGGCTACGGCTGGGAGCCGCTGTTTGTCGAAGGCAGCGATCCGCAGGCGATGCATCAAGCGATGGCCTCCGCCATGGATCAGGTCATCAGCCGGCTGCAGGAGATCCGCCAGCACGCCCAGGAGGAAGGCGGCGCCGACCAGGCCAGCCGACCGATCTGGCCGATGATCGTGTTGCGCTCCCCCAAGGGCTGGACAGGGCCTGAAGCGCTCCACGGCCATCGGATTGAAGGGTTCTGGCGTGCCCATCAAGTGCCCCTTCCAAACCCCAAGCAGGATCCCGAGCAACTCCAGCAACTGGAGGCCTGGCTCAAGAGTTATCGCCCCGAGGAACTCTTCAACGAAGAAGGACGACTCCGCCCAGAGCTGCAGGCACTGTCGCCCAGCGGGACCAAGCGCATGGGATCCAACCCCCATGCCAATGGGGGGTTGCTGCGCCACCCCCTGACCCTCCCGGATCGGGAGCGGTATGCAGTGCCGGTCTCCAAACCCGGGGTGAGCCGCCATGGCAACACCGCTGCCCTAGGGGCACTACTGCGGGACGCGATCGCCCAAAACCCAACCAACCTGCGGGTCTTCGGCCCTGACGAAACCGCCTCCAACCGGCTGCAGGCCATCTACGAGTGCAGCAAAAAGGTCTGGATGGCGGAACTGCGGCCCGAAGACAGCGATGGCGGGGAGCTGGCCAGGCAGGGACGGGTCGTGGAGATGCTCAGTGAACACACCTTGGTGGGGATGCTCGAGGGGTATCTCCTGACGGGCCGCTACGGCCTGTTCCACACCTACGAGGCCTTTGCTCACGTGATCGCCTCGATGTTCAACCAGCACGCCAAATGGCTAGAGAGCTGCCGCCACCACGCCCCTTGGCGCGCCGCAATCGCCCCCTGGACCTGCCTGATCTCCTCAACGGTCTGGCGTCAGGACCACAACGGGTTCACCCACCAGGACCCGGGGTTCATTGATCTGACCGGCAACAAGAGCGGCGATGTGGTGCGGGTCTACCTCCCGGCCGATGCCAACTGCCTGCTGGCCGTCGCCGAGGAGGCCTTGGTGGAGCCTGACGTCTGCAACCTGATCGTCAGCGACAAGCAAGAGCACCTGCAGTACCTCTCCCTTGAGCAGGCCAGAACCCATGTCGCGAAGGGCGTCGGCCTCTGGGGCTGGGCCAGCAATGACCACGTCAGTGGGCAGCCAGATGAGCCGGATGTGGTGATGGCCTGCGCCGGTGACATCCCCACCCAGGAGACCCTGGCGGCGGTGGAGATCCTGCGGCGGGAGCTCCCCGAGCTACGGGTCCGGGTCCTGAATGTGGTGAAGCTCTTTGCCCTGACGCAACCGAGCGAACATCCCCATGGCTTAAGCGATCGGGATTTCGACACACTCTTCACCACCAATCGCCCGGTTCTGTTCAACTTCCATGGGTATCCCTGGTTGATCCACCGGTTGACCTACCGGCGCCGCAACCATGCCAATTTCCATGTCCGTGGATACAAGGAAAAAGGCAACATCAACACCCCGCTGGAACTGGCGATGAACAACCAAATCGACCGGTTCAGCTTGGTGATCGATGTGATCGACAGAGTTCCGGGGTTAATGTCCCGCGCTGCTCACATCAAGGAGCAGATGAAGGAATCGATCCTGGCCAATCGCGCTTACGCGCATGAGCACGGGATGGATGCCCCGGAGATCAGCAATTGGCAGTGGAGCACTGCAGTCCCAACCGAGCTGGCCTGA
- a CDS encoding NAD(P)H dehydrogenase subunit NdhS, protein MADSLPILPGSTVVVRDGRSIYNGYQGFVQRISGSNAAVLFEGGNWDKLVTMPLKILEQA, encoded by the coding sequence ATGGCTGATTCCCTGCCGATCCTGCCCGGCTCCACCGTGGTGGTGCGTGATGGGCGCTCCATCTACAACGGCTATCAGGGCTTTGTGCAGCGCATCAGCGGTAGCAACGCTGCTGTGCTGTTTGAAGGCGGTAACTGGGACAAGCTCGTCACCATGCCCCTCAAGATCCTCGAGCAAGCCTGA